A section of the Clostridium omnivorum genome encodes:
- the thrS gene encoding threonine--tRNA ligase, whose translation MIKIRLKDGSVKEYEAGISIIEIAKDLSEGLARVACAGSVNGKTVDLRYEVNEDSDVSILTFDDAEGKWAFRHTTTHILAQAVKRLFPEVKLAIGPAIEEGFYYDFDKEGSFSAEDLEKIEAEMKKIVKEDLVIERFELPREEAIKFMEEKGEPYKVELINDLPEDAVISFYKMGEFVDLCAGPHLMSTKPVKAFKLTQVAGAYWRGSEKNKMLSRIYGTAYTKKADLDEYLARVEEAKKRDHNKLGRELELFMTAECIGSGLPLLMPKGAKIVQLLQRFVEDEEEKRGYLLTKTPLMAKSDLYKISGHWDHYKDGMFILGDEEKDEEVMALRPMTCPFQFQIYNSRQRSYRDLPLRYGETSTLFRNESSGEMHGLIRVRQFTISEGHLVVRPDQLEDEFRGVVDLVNYMLKTLGLQDDVTYRFSKWDPKNKEKYIDNPEAWEDTQIKMKNILDHLQINYTEADDEAAFYGPKLDIQCRNVHGKEDTIITVQIDFALPERFNMTYVDKDGEKKRPYVIHRTSIGCYERTLALLIEKYAGAFPTWLAPVQVKVLPISEKYHDYVDKVVSDLKAVGVRVEPDYRAEKIGYKIREARMERIPYMLIVGEKEAAENAVSVRSRKNDDEGSMPLDSFIGRIVREIASKEL comes from the coding sequence ATGATAAAAATAAGATTAAAAGATGGCTCAGTAAAAGAATACGAAGCTGGAATTTCTATAATAGAAATTGCAAAGGACTTAAGTGAAGGCTTAGCAAGAGTAGCTTGTGCAGGAAGCGTTAATGGCAAAACTGTGGATTTAAGATATGAAGTAAATGAGGATAGCGATGTAAGTATATTAACATTTGATGATGCAGAAGGAAAATGGGCCTTTAGACATACTACTACTCATATATTAGCTCAAGCAGTTAAGAGACTTTTCCCAGAGGTAAAGCTTGCTATAGGGCCAGCTATTGAAGAAGGCTTCTATTATGATTTTGATAAAGAGGGTTCCTTCTCAGCAGAAGATTTAGAAAAGATAGAAGCTGAAATGAAGAAAATAGTTAAGGAAGATTTAGTTATAGAAAGATTTGAACTTCCAAGAGAAGAAGCAATAAAGTTTATGGAAGAAAAAGGTGAGCCTTATAAGGTAGAGCTTATAAATGATCTTCCAGAGGATGCAGTAATATCCTTCTATAAGATGGGTGAATTTGTAGACCTTTGTGCAGGACCACATCTTATGTCAACTAAGCCAGTTAAGGCCTTCAAGCTTACTCAAGTAGCCGGAGCTTACTGGAGAGGAAGCGAAAAGAATAAGATGCTTAGCCGTATTTACGGAACTGCATATACTAAGAAAGCAGATTTGGATGAATACCTAGCAAGAGTTGAAGAGGCTAAAAAGCGTGATCATAACAAGTTAGGCAGAGAGCTTGAACTATTTATGACAGCTGAATGCATAGGTTCAGGATTACCACTACTAATGCCTAAGGGAGCAAAAATAGTTCAACTGCTTCAAAGATTTGTTGAAGATGAAGAAGAAAAGAGAGGCTATCTTTTAACTAAAACTCCACTAATGGCTAAGAGTGACTTATACAAAATTTCAGGACACTGGGATCACTACAAAGACGGAATGTTTATATTAGGGGATGAAGAAAAGGATGAAGAAGTAATGGCACTTAGACCAATGACTTGTCCTTTCCAATTCCAAATATATAATTCAAGACAAAGAAGTTATAGAGATTTACCACTTAGATATGGTGAAACTTCAACACTATTTAGAAACGAATCCTCAGGAGAAATGCACGGACTTATCCGTGTTAGACAATTTACTATATCAGAAGGACATCTTGTTGTTAGACCAGATCAGCTAGAAGATGAATTTAGAGGTGTAGTAGACTTAGTTAACTATATGCTTAAGACTTTAGGTCTTCAAGATGATGTAACTTATAGATTCTCCAAGTGGGATCCAAAAAATAAGGAAAAATACATTGATAATCCAGAAGCTTGGGAAGACACTCAAATTAAGATGAAGAATATATTAGACCATCTTCAAATTAACTATACTGAAGCAGATGATGAAGCAGCCTTTTATGGACCAAAGCTAGACATTCAATGTAGGAATGTTCACGGAAAAGAAGATACAATTATAACTGTTCAAATAGACTTTGCTCTTCCAGAGAGATTTAATATGACTTATGTGGATAAGGATGGAGAAAAGAAACGTCCATATGTTATCCACAGAACTTCTATAGGCTGCTATGAAAGAACTCTAGCATTGCTTATAGAAAAGTATGCAGGAGCATTCCCAACTTGGCTTGCTCCAGTACAAGTTAAGGTACTTCCAATATCAGAAAAGTATCACGACTATGTTGATAAGGTAGTAAGTGACCTTAAGGCAGTAGGAGTTAGAGTAGAACCTGATTATAGAGCTGAAAAGATAGGTTACAAGATAAGAGAAGCTCGTATGGAAAGAATTCCTTATATGCTTATAGTAGGTGAAAAGGAAGCAGCTGAAAATGCTGTATCTGTAAGAAGCCGCAAGAATGATGATGAAGGTTCAATGCCACTAGATTCATTCATAGGCAGAATAGTAAGAGAAATAGCAAGTAAAGAACTATAA
- a CDS encoding helix-turn-helix domain-containing protein: MENIYTKLEQTMAKNRYMSYIHPSYELERMLVQAIQTMDINTSIDILKQINALERASLSKKPLNSLKYSLIGSCTIFARAVIDAGLDAETAFILSDYYINFIDEATSIKAAEKLEYDMLNDFIKVLKRHKEYYYNPLINRVIQYIRTNIEKKLSLQEISSYVNVHPNYLSSAFKKEVGKNLIEYINELKISAIKGYMDYTNLSISEVSYTFNFNHITYFSRFFKKHTGLTPKEYRNQSLASKASGGGI; the protein is encoded by the coding sequence GTGGAAAACATTTACACGAAACTTGAGCAAACTATGGCTAAAAACAGGTACATGTCTTATATTCATCCATCTTATGAACTTGAGAGAATGTTAGTACAAGCCATACAGACCATGGATATCAATACAAGTATTGATATTTTAAAGCAAATAAATGCTCTAGAACGCGCAAGTTTATCAAAAAAGCCTCTTAATTCTCTAAAATATTCACTAATAGGCTCCTGCACTATTTTTGCACGTGCTGTGATAGACGCAGGCCTTGATGCTGAAACAGCATTCATACTCAGTGACTACTATATTAATTTTATAGATGAAGCCACTAGTATAAAAGCTGCAGAAAAATTAGAATACGATATGCTCAACGATTTTATTAAGGTTCTTAAAAGGCATAAGGAATATTACTATAATCCGTTAATCAACAGAGTTATTCAATATATAAGAACAAATATAGAAAAAAAACTGTCTTTACAGGAAATTTCAAGTTATGTAAATGTACATCCAAATTACCTTTCTTCAGCTTTTAAAAAAGAAGTAGGTAAAAACTTAATAGAATATATAAATGAGCTTAAAATTTCAGCAATAAAAGGTTATATGGATTATACAAATCTGAGTATTAGTGAGGTAAGCTATACTTTTAATTTTAATCACATTACTTATTTCTCAAGATTTTTTAAAAAGCATACCGGTCTCACACCTAAAGAGTATAGAAATCAAAGCCTAGCTAGCAAAGCCTCTGGTGGAGGTATATAA
- a CDS encoding ABC transporter substrate-binding protein, with product MKKSIGLVCAIVLTLTTMAGCSSKSGSTQTSSDKKEKAVVTVIQNKVEIQQQLEDAAKDFNKTQNDVEVKILGSAGDNLVTTLQSQFASSPEKAPTIFTCESGSGFDKFFNYMLPLDSAKAAKNIAKGQADDAMKDGKLYGLPMAVEGFGLIYNKAILNKAGVDPSSIKSMDDLAAACQKIAKVDGVKAPIAFAKETYFQFMHPFNWPFATMSNYKEVIPKVISGQTDLKDIKEVKQYAEDLAKIKPYTNLAKDTYDDQVAGFAQGKYAFIHQGNWAQSIIDDYKVSFEYGMIGMPTGGNTSIAVGNSNFFRVNKYASEAQQKGAIAFLDWLFTDKAGQTYVTDKFKLIPAYNGFDTKNLNTLAKEVSKYSQEGKTVPWTFNLFPAGVDKDCASAMEKFYAGQLTSDQLLDEIQKVWVNAAKK from the coding sequence ATGAAAAAGTCAATAGGTCTTGTATGTGCAATTGTACTTACCTTAACAACCATGGCGGGTTGTTCATCAAAAAGTGGAAGTACGCAAACAAGTAGCGACAAAAAGGAAAAAGCTGTAGTTACAGTAATTCAAAACAAGGTTGAAATTCAACAGCAGTTGGAAGATGCAGCAAAAGATTTTAATAAAACTCAAAATGATGTAGAGGTTAAAATTCTAGGGTCAGCAGGTGACAATCTAGTAACAACACTTCAATCACAGTTTGCATCAAGCCCAGAAAAGGCACCAACAATTTTTACTTGTGAAAGCGGAAGTGGATTTGATAAGTTTTTTAACTACATGCTGCCATTAGATTCTGCAAAAGCTGCAAAGAACATAGCAAAAGGTCAAGCAGATGATGCAATGAAAGATGGTAAGCTATATGGACTTCCAATGGCTGTAGAGGGCTTTGGTCTAATCTATAACAAAGCAATACTAAACAAGGCAGGAGTAGACCCATCCAGCATAAAATCAATGGATGACTTAGCTGCAGCGTGTCAGAAAATAGCTAAGGTTGATGGTGTGAAGGCTCCAATAGCATTTGCAAAAGAAACATACTTCCAATTTATGCACCCATTCAATTGGCCATTTGCAACAATGAGCAATTATAAAGAAGTTATTCCTAAGGTTATAAGCGGACAAACAGATCTAAAGGATATAAAAGAAGTTAAACAGTATGCAGAAGATTTAGCGAAAATAAAACCATACACAAATCTTGCTAAGGATACTTATGATGATCAGGTTGCAGGTTTTGCACAAGGAAAATATGCCTTTATTCACCAAGGTAACTGGGCACAATCCATAATTGATGATTACAAGGTTAGCTTTGAATATGGAATGATAGGAATGCCTACTGGTGGAAATACTTCAATCGCAGTAGGAAATTCAAATTTCTTTAGAGTTAATAAATATGCTTCAGAAGCTCAACAAAAGGGAGCTATAGCATTCCTTGATTGGCTATTTACTGACAAAGCAGGACAGACATATGTTACTGATAAGTTTAAGCTAATACCAGCTTATAATGGCTTTGACACTAAAAACTTAAATACTCTTGCAAAAGAAGTTTCCAAGTACTCACAAGAAGGCAAGACAGTTCCTTGGACATTCAACTTATTCCCAGCAGGTGTTGATAAGGACTGTGCAAGTGCAATGGAAAAATTCTATGCAGGTCAATTAACAAGCGATCAACTACTTGATGAAATTCAAAAAGTATGGGTTAACGCAGCAAAAAAATAA
- a CDS encoding carbohydrate ABC transporter permease: MDRKIKGKITTALFVIPSLFIFINVVIIPFIIGVVYSFTNWNGFAFKGSSFVGLKNYAAAFGDEKFTSSFWLTTKYTFVMIILVNVVGLALALLVTSKVKGKNLFRGVYFLPNLIGGLILGFIWKFIFTKFFEQLGELTHSSKLFFNWLDHPTAAFWALVIVGVWQMAGYVMVIYIASIESISDEVMEAADIDGANAWTKFRKITLPLITPAFTINLFVTLSNSFKQYDTNLSLTNGGPFGSTELITMNIFQTAFGYNKYAQAQAKAIIFFLIIMVITIVQVRTTKKREVEM; the protein is encoded by the coding sequence ATGGATAGAAAAATAAAAGGTAAAATAACCACTGCATTATTTGTTATTCCATCGCTTTTCATATTTATAAATGTAGTTATTATTCCATTTATCATTGGAGTAGTATATTCATTTACAAATTGGAATGGCTTTGCATTTAAAGGATCTTCCTTTGTAGGCTTAAAAAATTATGCAGCAGCATTTGGAGATGAGAAATTTACATCTTCCTTTTGGCTTACTACAAAATATACCTTTGTTATGATAATACTTGTTAATGTAGTAGGACTTGCTCTAGCTCTACTAGTTACCTCAAAGGTAAAGGGGAAAAATTTATTCAGAGGGGTATATTTTTTGCCTAACTTAATTGGAGGACTTATTTTAGGTTTTATATGGAAGTTTATATTTACTAAATTTTTTGAGCAGCTTGGTGAGCTAACACATTCCTCAAAGCTATTTTTCAACTGGCTTGATCATCCAACAGCTGCCTTTTGGGCTCTTGTTATAGTGGGGGTATGGCAGATGGCTGGTTATGTTATGGTTATATATATTGCTTCCATTGAAAGCATCTCTGATGAAGTTATGGAAGCAGCAGATATAGATGGGGCAAATGCCTGGACTAAATTTAGAAAAATAACGTTACCTTTAATAACCCCAGCATTTACTATAAACTTATTTGTTACATTGTCAAATTCTTTTAAGCAATACGATACTAACTTGTCACTTACAAATGGAGGTCCTTTCGGAAGTACGGAACTTATAACTATGAATATTTTCCAAACAGCTTTTGGTTACAATAAATATGCTCAAGCTCAAGCTAAAGCTATTATATTTTTCTTGATTATTATGGTTATAACAATTGTTCAAGTGAGAACTACAAAAAAGAGAGAGGTGGAAATGTAA
- a CDS encoding carbohydrate ABC transporter permease — translation MKPKSKSNIILTFLGCIAAIFTLFPMYIMIVNSFKGRAQIFTDTMGLPKSLDFSYYIGAIEKMKFLKAFANSLIVTVLSTTLIIVFSSMTAWALVRSKSKHANSILYLFVATMLVPFQAVMIPLMQYMSKWEIKAIHFSMMDTFYGLIFMYIGFGMSLSVFLYHGFIKSVPRSLEEAAEIDGCNKFQVFWRIVFPTLKPITVTVAILNVIWIWNDYLLPSLVLRSPELRTIPLSTFYFFGEFTIQWNLAMAGLVLTIIPIIIFYLFSQRYIIKGVMAGALK, via the coding sequence ATGAAACCTAAATCTAAATCTAATATAATATTGACATTTTTAGGGTGCATTGCAGCAATCTTCACTTTGTTCCCTATGTATATAATGATAGTAAACTCTTTTAAAGGAAGAGCACAGATATTTACAGACACAATGGGACTTCCTAAGTCCTTAGACTTTTCCTACTATATAGGTGCTATTGAAAAAATGAAGTTTTTAAAAGCCTTTGCTAATTCCTTAATTGTAACAGTATTAAGTACTACATTAATAATAGTTTTTTCTTCTATGACTGCATGGGCTTTAGTACGAAGTAAGTCAAAACATGCTAATTCTATACTGTATTTATTTGTAGCAACTATGCTTGTTCCTTTTCAGGCTGTTATGATTCCACTAATGCAATACATGAGCAAATGGGAAATCAAAGCTATCCACTTTTCCATGATGGATACCTTCTATGGACTTATATTTATGTACATTGGGTTTGGTATGAGTCTGTCAGTTTTTCTATACCATGGATTTATAAAAAGTGTTCCACGTTCTTTAGAAGAAGCAGCAGAAATTGATGGTTGTAATAAGTTTCAGGTTTTCTGGAGAATAGTATTTCCAACCCTTAAGCCTATTACAGTAACAGTTGCAATATTAAATGTTATATGGATTTGGAATGACTATCTCCTTCCTTCTTTAGTACTAAGAAGTCCAGAGCTTAGAACAATTCCATTATCTACATTCTATTTCTTTGGAGAATTTACAATACAGTGGAACCTTGCAATGGCAGGACTTGTTCTAACAATTATACCAATAATTATTTTCTACTTATTCTCACAGAGATACATTATTAAAGGTGTTATGGCTGGAGCACTTAAGTAG
- a CDS encoding glycoside hydrolase family 65 protein produces the protein MSNGWMISDNSLDIKELLKNESIFNISNGYIGIRGNFEEKYPDDYPTVRGSYINALYEEVSIPYGEKAYAFPEAMQKIVNIIDAQDINIIVNGEGFSLFEGTVKSFQRYLDMKEGCYVREIYWVSPLGKELKLKISRIASLKYLELFAINYEIEKVNFDEDITIISSINGDVTNFTDDNDPRVAAGHSHILSVKSVELEDEIMQIASETHNSKNLVTVTTKHSLNVANDISFEKTDTSIKAIIKTAPGKAIINFTKYNVYTDSRRYKNPLKDGFKIVRELSKMTFEELKKLQSDFLKEFWSIANISIGGEDKLQQGLRYNLYELLQSVGKDTISNISAKGLSGEGYEGHYFWDTEIYILPFFTLCCPKLAKNLLKYRYTILDSARLRAREMGHKKGAAYPWRTIVGGECSSYFPAGTAQYHINADIAYSYVQYYLATGDFDFIKEFGVEVIFETARIWLEIGHYHEGFFKIDDVTGPDEYTAIINNNYYTNVMAKHNLKWAVRLYNELLLKDEELLNELCEKIALTKEEVETFEKASDKMYLPYDEELKINAQDDSFLSKAIWDFENTPKENYPLLLHYHPLTIYRYQVLKQADTVLAHFLLEDEASLETIKNSYDYYEKLTTHDSSLSCAVYSIMASKIGYIDKAYDYFMETALLDLEDTHGNTKDGVHMANMGGTWMSIVYGFAGLRIKEDHISLNPKLPKHWSELKFSFKYKGFVIAVKVNKDKTEVKVQKPCSINLKINGRLYSFENNTSIEILN, from the coding sequence ATGAGCAACGGATGGATGATAAGTGATAATAGTTTAGATATAAAAGAACTTTTAAAGAATGAGAGCATTTTTAATATTTCCAATGGCTATATTGGAATTAGGGGAAACTTTGAAGAAAAGTATCCTGATGATTATCCAACAGTGAGGGGAAGCTATATAAACGCTTTATATGAAGAAGTTTCAATACCTTATGGAGAAAAGGCCTATGCTTTTCCTGAAGCAATGCAGAAGATTGTAAATATTATTGATGCACAGGATATCAACATTATTGTTAATGGAGAAGGCTTTTCTTTATTTGAGGGTACGGTAAAGAGCTTTCAGAGATACTTAGACATGAAAGAGGGATGCTATGTAAGAGAAATTTATTGGGTGTCTCCTTTAGGAAAAGAGCTTAAATTAAAGATATCAAGAATAGCTTCTCTTAAATATTTGGAACTATTTGCAATCAACTATGAAATTGAAAAAGTGAATTTTGATGAGGATATTACAATTATTTCATCTATAAATGGGGATGTAACTAATTTTACTGATGATAATGATCCGAGAGTTGCTGCTGGACATTCGCATATATTATCTGTTAAGTCAGTAGAGCTAGAAGATGAAATTATGCAGATAGCTTCAGAAACTCATAATTCTAAAAATCTTGTGACAGTTACTACAAAGCATAGCTTGAATGTGGCCAATGACATTTCCTTTGAAAAGACTGATACCTCTATAAAAGCTATTATTAAAACTGCGCCGGGGAAAGCTATCATAAATTTTACTAAGTATAATGTGTATACTGACTCAAGGCGTTATAAAAATCCACTAAAGGATGGCTTTAAAATAGTTAGAGAGCTGAGTAAAATGACTTTTGAAGAGCTCAAAAAGCTGCAAAGTGATTTTTTAAAGGAATTCTGGAGTATTGCAAATATTTCAATAGGTGGAGAAGATAAGCTGCAGCAGGGATTAAGGTATAACCTTTATGAATTATTGCAGTCGGTAGGGAAAGATACAATAAGCAATATATCAGCCAAGGGTTTAAGTGGTGAAGGCTATGAAGGGCATTACTTTTGGGATACGGAAATATATATACTACCGTTTTTTACCTTATGCTGCCCTAAGCTTGCAAAAAATTTACTTAAGTACCGATATACGATTTTAGATTCTGCAAGGCTTAGAGCAAGGGAAATGGGGCATAAAAAAGGTGCAGCCTATCCATGGAGGACCATAGTTGGTGGAGAGTGCTCATCATATTTTCCTGCTGGAACTGCTCAATATCATATAAATGCAGACATTGCATATTCCTATGTTCAGTATTACCTTGCTACCGGAGATTTTGATTTTATAAAAGAATTTGGTGTAGAGGTCATTTTTGAAACTGCAAGAATCTGGCTTGAAATAGGACACTACCATGAAGGGTTCTTTAAAATTGATGACGTTACAGGCCCTGATGAGTATACTGCAATAATAAACAACAACTATTACACAAATGTAATGGCTAAGCATAATTTAAAGTGGGCAGTTAGGCTTTATAATGAGCTTCTTTTGAAGGATGAAGAACTGTTAAATGAGCTTTGTGAAAAAATAGCTTTAACAAAAGAAGAGGTAGAGACTTTTGAAAAGGCTTCAGATAAAATGTATCTTCCATATGATGAAGAGTTAAAAATAAATGCTCAGGATGACAGCTTCTTAAGTAAGGCTATATGGGATTTTGAAAATACTCCAAAGGAAAATTATCCACTACTTTTACATTATCATCCTCTTACAATATACAGATATCAGGTTTTAAAACAAGCAGATACAGTTCTTGCACATTTTCTTTTAGAAGATGAAGCAAGCTTAGAGACTATTAAAAATTCTTATGATTATTATGAGAAACTTACAACTCATGATTCATCATTATCCTGTGCAGTATACAGCATAATGGCTTCTAAAATAGGGTACATTGATAAAGCATATGATTATTTTATGGAGACTGCACTTTTAGACTTAGAAGACACCCATGGGAACACAAAAGATGGAGTGCATATGGCTAACATGGGTGGAACTTGGATGTCTATAGTATATGGCTTTGCGGGACTAAGAATAAAGGAAGACCATATTTCTTTAAATCCAAAGCTTCCAAAGCACTGGTCTGAACTAAAGTTTAGTTTTAAGTATAAAGGCTTTGTTATAGCAGTGAAGGTAAATAAAGATAAAACTGAGGTAAAAGTACAAAAGCCTTGTTCTATTAATTTAAAGATTAATGGAAGACTTTATTCCTTTGAAAATAACACTAGTATAGAAATACTTAATTAA
- a CDS encoding helix-turn-helix transcriptional regulator, which translates to MFNIDQIKRIQGSIDYIEENLCEDIKLEDIAETAYLSQFHFHRTFHAVVGETVMDYIRKRRLTRAAEELVQHKVKVIDVALKYQFSSQEAFTRAFKKQFGVSPREYRKNKIEEKLFSRINVEEIINPQFINRKIKAARNNEVSMRMAA; encoded by the coding sequence ATGTTTAATATAGACCAAATAAAAAGAATTCAAGGATCAATTGATTATATTGAAGAAAACTTATGCGAAGATATAAAGCTGGAGGATATTGCAGAAACGGCTTATTTGTCTCAGTTTCATTTTCATAGAACTTTTCACGCTGTAGTTGGAGAAACTGTAATGGATTATATTAGAAAAAGAAGACTAACTAGAGCCGCAGAAGAGCTTGTACAACATAAGGTTAAAGTAATTGATGTGGCATTAAAATATCAGTTTAGCTCTCAAGAAGCGTTTACTAGGGCGTTTAAAAAGCAGTTTGGAGTATCACCCAGAGAATATAGGAAAAACAAAATTGAAGAAAAGCTGTTCAGCAGAATAAATGTTGAAGAGATTATTAATCCTCAATTTATAAACAGAAAAATTAAAGCTGCTAGAAATAATGAAGTCAGCATGAGGATGGCTGCATAA
- the clpP gene encoding ATP-dependent Clp endopeptidase proteolytic subunit ClpP, producing MAYVPTVIEQSGHGERAFDIYSRLLKDRIIMLSDQVDDASASLIVAQLLFLESEDPDKDIYFYINSPGGSISSGLAIYDTMQYIKPDIVTICIGMAASMGSFLLTAGTKGKRYALPNSEILIHQPSVAGGFQGQATDIQIQANRLMKTKEKLIRIYNEKTGQPIEKLRADMERDYFMSAEEAKEYGLIDDILVRNSR from the coding sequence ATGGCTTATGTTCCAACAGTAATAGAGCAAAGTGGGCATGGTGAGCGTGCCTTTGATATTTATTCCAGACTTTTAAAGGATAGGATTATAATGCTCAGTGATCAAGTTGATGATGCATCTGCAAGTTTAATTGTAGCTCAGCTGCTATTTTTAGAGTCAGAAGATCCAGATAAGGATATATATTTTTATATAAACAGCCCAGGAGGGTCCATAAGTTCAGGGCTTGCAATTTATGATACTATGCAATATATAAAGCCAGATATTGTAACCATTTGTATAGGAATGGCTGCAAGCATGGGATCATTTTTACTCACAGCTGGTACTAAAGGTAAGAGGTATGCTCTACCTAATAGTGAAATACTTATTCATCAGCCTTCAGTAGCTGGTGGTTTTCAAGGTCAGGCTACAGATATACAAATACAAGCTAATAGACTTATGAAGACAAAGGAAAAGCTAATTAGGATATATAATGAAAAAACCGGTCAGCCTATAGAAAAGCTTAGAGCAGATATGGAAAGAGATTATTTTATGTCAGCTGAAGAAGCAAAAGAGTATGGCTTAATTGATGATATATTGGTTAGAAATTCAAGATAG
- a CDS encoding TDE2712 family protein yields MLQRIKVNLDAVEAMLYFWQAVSERDNVSEMFIYDVAAMPGFTLAYDSEFTEESVRRALSALKNREIFSRDNKKEGRFYNNNLWMMEDLEYTNAMVTPIKKLNLEDLKDGLNSKYPNSKYEELEVIFSPLHLDEYFINDGKLVINFFRVKPSDFDDNTFIGEIELKQYILEKLGEVIEK; encoded by the coding sequence ATGTTACAAAGAATAAAAGTAAATCTTGATGCAGTAGAAGCAATGCTATACTTTTGGCAGGCTGTTAGTGAAAGGGATAATGTTTCTGAAATGTTTATCTATGATGTAGCTGCAATGCCCGGTTTCACTCTAGCTTATGACAGTGAATTTACTGAAGAATCAGTAAGAAGAGCTTTGAGTGCTCTTAAAAATAGAGAAATTTTTTCAAGAGATAACAAAAAAGAAGGCAGATTTTATAATAACAACCTTTGGATGATGGAAGACCTTGAATACACAAATGCAATGGTAACTCCAATAAAAAAATTAAATCTAGAAGATTTAAAGGATGGTCTAAATTCCAAGTATCCAAATTCAAAATACGAAGAATTAGAAGTCATATTCTCTCCACTGCACCTGGATGAATATTTTATAAATGACGGAAAACTTGTAATAAACTTCTTTAGAGTAAAACCAAGTGATTTTGATGACAACACCTTCATTGGAGAGATCGAATTAAAGCAGTACATACTAGAAAAACTTGGCGAAGTTATAGAAAAATAA